One region of Alosa alosa isolate M-15738 ecotype Scorff River chromosome 1, AALO_Geno_1.1, whole genome shotgun sequence genomic DNA includes:
- the LOC125292263 gene encoding voltage-dependent calcium channel beta subunit-associated regulatory protein-like, which translates to MSDESPLLKSLTENSTEVPVVAGSRDSYALLLVLLCVFAGGTVLLLTILLIFCHRCFPGGRRYSRASDDLEKTNTTYVEETQPSQDITIRLEGVDGLSAAGCHGDVEAEGFLSAVSTGRRVSFNEQAIYEQSKKSQEKGRRYTLTEGDFHHLKRARLTHLHIPPPALNILTIMESSETSIQQPMEEGLSWSPQSPSGGLPGDTLNSVLDTSFTESLPSLPAEAMGERGWTMGGPRADADPEVTRSSSGATVATGQGFTKMFLTKLRRHTSLEGASPYLRMKRWRLDCNQRAASLDMRGSPKRRAFQRQRAASETLDHEEAESPAVGGDFLCSLAPPLLPDPASCPRRLSAGSLPSPTLGRLEVEAVMELSSGAEPELTFDLPVTLTIRSHPVGEENGLDAGHEDDELEDEEEEAEDEDQEEEGGALGASGGGAAAGGGQGGLRGWGGPGGLLRRRTEGAADGGGDTAEPTPYRDIWSLRASLEQYASSDLSSNDRDSTRSEADSLSSLGGAGKAGGGAASGAGTGSGTAAMMFQSQDIDEELPYDEPPAVTELREEEEEEEDEEEERHRERRRRGGRGGGGGDSVDSERGGSDGEAGGRKLLQMDSGYASMDAPPLAGGGGGGGGKTASERRRYFTCTGRKGTVCESFEARLLQEDPDETELELELESEENHADVEPEKLSLAAAAPVAVIPKEPRTLPIVKSPLAQKPWLYRRRDYSIDERTEALFNEFLRHDPRLDPRPHHHHSRSARSSRLHLRAQWQHAKQHSDPGGSAASATARLSPSLERLRWGPLRRGESAGYPLDASTPTATARYQLHHHHHHHHHLHGPLPRIASAADEENSEGGEEGTEEPKSASGSVDEQDTLELEEEQVEVRGDKVEDNCSNNNSSSSSSSGGGDIRSTVMHSEQGYESMEEMGGLSVIPTPGPEHCGTLEDPGLLAADKIAANLEERLYGGLRRTHCVQEQTVVVACVSSDDMTE; encoded by the exons gAGGTGCCTGTGGTGGCAGGGAGCAGGGATAGCTATGCGCTGCTGCtggtcttgctgtgtgtgttcgccGGCGGGACCGTCCTGCTGCTCACCATCCTGCTCATCTTCTGCCACCGCTGCTTCCCAGGGGGCCGGCGCTACTCCAG GGCCAGTGATGACCTAGAGAAGACCAACACCACCTATGTGGAGGAGACCCAGCCCAGCCAAG ATATTACCATCAGGCTGGAGGGGGTGGACGGGCTGTCGGCCGCAGGTTGCCATGGCGATGTGGAGGCGGAGGGCTTCCTGTCTGCGGTGTCCACAGGGCGGCGCGTCTCCTTTAACGAGCAGGCCATCTACGAGCAGAGCAAGAAGAGCCAGGAGAAAGGACGCCG gtaTACTCTGACGGAGGGTGACTTCCACCACCTGAAGCGAGCTCGTCTCACACACCTCCATATCCCTCCACCAGCCCTCAACATCCTCACCATCATGGAGTCCTCAGAAACCAGCATCCAGcag cccatGGAGGAGGGCCTAAGCTGGTCTCCTCAGAGCCCTAGTGGTGGTCTCCCAGGCGACACTCTCAACTCTGTACTGGACACCAGCTTCACTGAGAGCCTCCCCAGCCTACCa GCGGAGGCAatgggggagagagggtggaCTATGGGAGGCCCTCGGGCTGACGCGGACCCGGAGGTCACCAGGTCGTCGTCAGGGGCGACGGTCGCCACGGGGCAGGGTTTCACTAAGATGTTCCTGACCAAGCTGCGGAGACATACCAGTCTGGAGGGGGCCAGTCCCTACCTGCGCATGAAGAGATGGAGACTGGACTGCAACCAGAGGGCAGCCAGCCTGGACATGAGAg gGTCTCCTAAGAGGAGGGCGTTCCAGAGGCAACGTGCAGCCAGTGAGACTCTTGATCACGAGGAGGCGGAGTCTCCTGCGGTGGGTGGGGACTTTCTGTGCTCCCTGGCCCCGCCTCTGCTCCCAGATCCCGCCTCCTGTCCCAGACGCCTCTCTGCCGggtccctcccctccccaactCTGGGCAG gCTAGAGGTGGAAGCGGTGATGGAGCTCAGCTCAGGGGCAGAGCCTgagttgacctttgacctcccagTGACCCTGACCATAAGGTCACACCCTGTGGGGGAGGAGAACGGGCTGGATGCGGGACACGAGGACGACGAGCTGGaagacgaagaggaggaggctgaGGATGAAGatcaggaggaagagggaggtgCGCTGGGAGCCTCTGGAGGAGGCGCAGCAGCAGGTGGAGGACAGGGTGGGCTCCGTGGCTGGGGGGGTCCGGGGGGGCTTCTGCGTCGGAGGACAGAGGGGGCTGCGGACGGTGGAGGTGACACAGCGGAGCCGACCCCATACCGTGACATCTGGAGTCTGCGCGCCTCCCTGGAGCAGTACGCCTCCTCCGACCTGAGCTCCAACGACCGCGACTCAACCCGCAGCGAAGCCGACAGCCTCTCATCACTAGGGGGTGCTGGGAAGGCAGGGGGAGGTGCAGCATCGGGAGCAGGGACAGGTTCGGGGACGGCTGCTATGATGTTCCAGTCGCAGGACATCGACGAGGAGCTCCCGTACGACGAGCCTCCAGCAGTGACGGAGctcagggaggaggaagaggaggaggaggacgaagaggaggagcggcacagagagaggaggcggcgaggaggaagaggaggaggtgggggcgaCAGCGTGGACTCGGAGCGAGGGGGCAGTGACGGGGAGGCGGGTGGCAGGAAGCTGCTGCAGATGGACAGCGGCTACGCCTCCATGGACGCTCCGCCCCTcgcgggaggaggaggtggcggaGGAGGGAAGACGGCGTCGGAGCGTCGGCGCTACTTCACCTGCACCGGGCGGAAGGGGACGGTATGTGAGAGCTTCGAGGCCCGCCTCCTGCAGGAGGATCCCGACGAGACggaactggaactggaactggaGTCCGAGGAGAACCACGCCGATGTGGAACCCGAGAAGCTCTCGCTGGCGGCAGCCGCGCCCGTGGCCGTCATCCCCAAAGAGCCGCGGACCTTACCCATCGTCAAGTCCCCACTGGCCCAGAAGCCCTGGCTCTATCGTCGCCGTGACTACAGCATCGACGAGCGCACCGAGGCCCTCTTCAACGAGTTCCTGCGGCACGACCCGCGCCTGGACCCGCGTCCGCACCACCACCATTCGCGCTCCGCGCGCTCCTCCCGCCTGCACCTCCGTGCCCAGTGGCAGCACGCCAAGCAGCACAGCGACCCTGGGGGATCCGCCGCCTCAGCCACCGCCCGGCTCTCGCCCTCCCTGGAGCGCCTCCGCTGGGGGCCactgaggaggggggagagtgcTGGCTACCCGCTGGACGCCTCAACGCCCACCGCCACCGCCCGCTAccagctccaccaccaccaccatcaccaccaccacctgcatGGGCCCCTGCCCCGTATCGCCAGTGCGGCTGACGAGGAGAATAgcgaggggggagaggagggcacAGAGGAGCCCAAGAGCGCCTCAGGGAGCGTGGACGAGCAGGACACgctggagctggaggaggagcaggtggAGGTGAGGGGGGACAAGGTGGAGGACAACTGCAGCAACAAtaacagcagcagtagcagcagcagtggtggtggtgacatCCGAAGCACAGTCATGCACTCGGAGCAAGGATATGAGAGCATGGAGGAGATGGGAGGTCTGAGCGTCATCCCCACTCCTGGTCCAGAGCATTGTGGGACCCTGGAGGACCCTGGGTTGCTGGCAGCCGATAAGATAGCTGCCAACCTGGAGGAGAGGCTGTACGGTGGCCTGCGAAGGACACACTGTGTCCAGGAGCAAACGGTGGTGGTTGCCTGCGTATCTTCAGATGACATGACCGAGTAG